A DNA window from Pirellulales bacterium contains the following coding sequences:
- a CDS encoding xanthine dehydrogenase family protein molybdopterin-binding subunit has product MAEYNWPKYGTASVLGKEHDRLDGVAKASGAAKYAYDIMRDKMLFARALGCPHASCKVVSIDTSPALKVPGVRHVEALKEPGNEIRWEGDLVAVVAADSDGAAAEGLAAIEVKYAVEPHFVLDEHLAAAEAAGVAKSAGRNVQLEKEPAEGADEDKFEDEEIDRLLKESAVVVDGYYGIAAITHMCLETHGSTCEWKDGKLLAHLSTQNVSGTAGQFASPLGITADDVTVHCDFIGGGFGSKFAADSWGVVCAKIAKETGRPVKLMLDRDLELKSAGSRPSGYLKARVGADANGVVKVWDSHHWGTGGPGGGGVSQGEIPYVFDPPNRRRVATAIKTNTGPSRAWRAPNHPQACAMTQTAYDDVAMKLGKDSYDVFLANLASVRNGKEDVYRAEMEIAAKLMDWKAKWHPHGKGPQDGSIVTGLGLALHTWGGAGHASTCVVRIHPDGGVETSLGSQDLGTGTRTAIAVVVAETFGLPVNAIKVNIGSSAYPQSGPSGGSTTIGGVSESNRRASQDALRKLCELVATKLGVQSAELEAKEGRIQVVGDPGKSLSWKEACSLLGMNPLEVKGEFKQGAKSPLSSTLVGGVQMAEVAVDKATGIVQMKKFVAVQDMGLIVNRQTAESQIYGAVIMGIAYALFEERIMDGRTGAFVNAELSDYRLPRLGDIGEIVIEMYEPESEYNRGVIGLGEPPVISPGAAISNAVCNALGVRVPVLPLTPQRVLASLEHKALVEGSAS; this is encoded by the coding sequence ATGGCTGAATATAATTGGCCCAAGTACGGCACCGCCTCGGTGCTGGGCAAAGAACACGACCGTCTCGACGGCGTGGCCAAGGCCAGCGGCGCCGCGAAGTATGCCTACGACATTATGCGCGACAAGATGCTGTTTGCCCGTGCATTGGGCTGCCCGCACGCGTCGTGCAAAGTCGTGTCGATCGACACGTCACCGGCGCTGAAAGTGCCGGGCGTGCGGCACGTCGAGGCGCTCAAAGAACCGGGCAACGAAATCCGCTGGGAAGGCGATCTGGTCGCCGTCGTCGCGGCCGATTCCGACGGCGCCGCAGCCGAGGGCCTGGCTGCGATTGAAGTCAAGTACGCCGTCGAGCCGCATTTCGTCCTCGACGAACATCTCGCCGCGGCCGAGGCCGCCGGAGTGGCCAAGAGCGCCGGCCGCAACGTGCAGCTCGAAAAAGAGCCCGCCGAAGGCGCCGACGAAGACAAGTTCGAAGACGAAGAGATCGACCGGCTGCTGAAGGAGTCGGCCGTCGTGGTCGATGGCTACTACGGCATCGCCGCGATCACGCACATGTGTCTCGAAACGCACGGTTCGACGTGCGAATGGAAAGACGGCAAGCTGCTGGCCCACCTGTCGACGCAAAACGTCTCGGGCACCGCGGGCCAGTTCGCCTCGCCGCTGGGCATCACGGCCGACGACGTCACGGTCCACTGCGACTTCATCGGCGGCGGTTTCGGCAGCAAGTTCGCCGCCGATTCCTGGGGCGTCGTCTGTGCCAAGATCGCGAAGGAGACCGGCCGGCCCGTCAAGCTGATGCTCGACCGCGACCTGGAGCTCAAGTCGGCCGGCTCGCGGCCCTCGGGCTATCTCAAGGCCCGCGTCGGCGCCGACGCCAACGGCGTGGTCAAGGTGTGGGACTCGCACCACTGGGGTACCGGTGGGCCCGGGGGCGGCGGAGTCTCGCAAGGCGAGATCCCCTATGTTTTCGATCCGCCCAACCGACGTCGCGTGGCCACAGCCATCAAGACCAACACGGGCCCCAGCCGGGCCTGGCGCGCGCCCAACCATCCGCAGGCCTGCGCGATGACGCAAACGGCCTACGACGACGTCGCCATGAAGCTCGGCAAGGACAGTTACGACGTGTTCCTGGCCAATCTGGCTTCGGTCCGCAACGGCAAGGAAGACGTCTATCGGGCCGAAATGGAAATCGCTGCCAAGCTGATGGACTGGAAGGCCAAATGGCATCCGCACGGCAAGGGGCCGCAAGACGGCTCGATCGTCACGGGCCTGGGCCTGGCGCTGCACACCTGGGGCGGGGCGGGCCACGCTTCGACCTGCGTGGTACGCATCCATCCCGACGGCGGCGTGGAAACCTCGCTCGGTAGCCAGGACCTGGGCACCGGCACCCGCACGGCCATCGCCGTCGTGGTGGCCGAGACGTTTGGCCTGCCGGTCAACGCCATCAAGGTCAACATCGGCAGCTCGGCCTATCCGCAAAGCGGTCCGTCGGGCGGCAGCACCACGATCGGCGGCGTCTCCGAGTCGAATCGCCGGGCCTCGCAAGACGCCCTGCGCAAACTCTGCGAGCTGGTCGCCACGAAGCTCGGCGTGCAGTCGGCAGAGCTCGAGGCCAAAGAAGGCCGCATCCAAGTCGTAGGCGACCCGGGCAAGAGCCTGAGCTGGAAAGAGGCGTGCAGCCTGTTGGGCATGAACCCATTGGAAGTGAAAGGCGAGTTCAAACAGGGGGCCAAGAGCCCGTTGTCGAGCACGCTGGTCGGTGGCGTGCAGATGGCCGAAGTGGCCGTCGACAAGGCCACCGGCATCGTCCAGATGAAGAAATTCGTGGCCGTGCAGGACATGGGCCTGATCGTCAATCGGCAGACGGCCGAGAGCCAGATTTACGGCGCCGTCATCATGGGCATCGCGTATGCCCTGTTCGAAGAACGGATCATGGACGGCCGCACCGGCGCGTTCGTCAACGCTGAGCTGAGCGATTATCGCTTGCCGCGGTTGGGCGACATCGGCGAGATCGTCATCGAGATGTACGAGCCGGAAAGCGAGTACAACCGCGGCGTGATCGGACTGGGCGAGCCTCCGGTGATCTCTCCTGGCGCAGCCATCTCGAACGCCGTATGCAACGCGCTGGGCGTGCGGGTGCCGGTGCTGCCGCTGACGCCGCAGCGTGTCCTCGCGTCGCTGGAACACAAGGCCCTGGTCGAAGGGAGCGCTTCCTGA
- a CDS encoding (2Fe-2S)-binding protein: MSTGGHDQSSSSGFHRRAFLKGSGAAAAATALVAQPVMGAESDQETPIVGPGMHKLVLSVNGQDCPVEIEPRTTLMEVLRYQLNLSGCKPVSNQGVTGGSTVWVDGKTVSASTTLAITCAGKKIRTVESLGGDQPDAVVQAFVHHDGMQCGFCTPGFVVAVRAFLDKHPNATEADIRAGLNGNLCRCGTYANVIQAALEVVKGGGNG, encoded by the coding sequence ATGAGCACAGGTGGACACGACCAATCGTCGTCGTCCGGTTTCCATCGCCGCGCGTTTCTCAAGGGCTCAGGCGCAGCTGCGGCTGCGACGGCCCTCGTTGCGCAGCCGGTCATGGGCGCCGAGTCAGACCAGGAGACCCCGATCGTCGGTCCCGGCATGCACAAGCTGGTGCTGTCGGTCAACGGTCAGGACTGCCCCGTCGAGATCGAACCGCGGACGACCCTGATGGAAGTCTTGCGGTACCAGTTGAACTTGTCCGGCTGCAAGCCGGTCAGCAACCAGGGAGTCACCGGCGGCAGTACCGTATGGGTCGACGGCAAGACGGTTTCCGCTTCGACCACGCTGGCGATCACCTGCGCGGGCAAGAAGATTCGCACGGTCGAAAGCCTCGGCGGCGACCAGCCCGACGCGGTCGTGCAGGCCTTTGTGCACCACGACGGCATGCAGTGCGGGTTCTGCACCCCGGGTTTCGTCGTGGCTGTCCGGGCGTTTCTCGACAAGCATCCAAATGCGACCGAAGCCGACATTCGCGCAGGCCTCAACGGCAATCTCTGCCGCTGCGGCACCTATGCCAACGTGATTCAGGCCGCCCTCGAGGTGGTGAAGGGAGGCGGCAATGGCTGA
- a CDS encoding PmoA family protein yields the protein MQQVPLRARLVVPSDWPVDGRATLHLKESTGESWPAQLGNDPLVATPKLPLEVPAEHRVVEVHFVAPELHAGKSCELELELRRDRAAGPADAFAWHDTPGKHTDLVWHTAAGARPVLRYMYEAIDESSPARREETYKIYHHVFAPDGTTLLTKGPGGRYTHHRGLFFGYNRVSYDGKQADVWHCKAGAHQSHEAFLASEAGPVFGRHQLAIDWHGAQRDVFARERRELTVYAAQGGCLIDFAALVETAAGPVRLDGDPQHAGFHFRAAQEVAAETFKQTYYLRPDGRGEPGATRNWPDQRDHVNLPWDAMSFVVGGQRYTALYLVRPENHAGAEARFSERDYGRFGSYFEHDLTGEQPLAIRYRVWIQPGELTVEQAGALSMAFLGPPAVEAVALP from the coding sequence ATGCAGCAGGTGCCGCTCCGCGCCCGCCTGGTGGTTCCGAGCGACTGGCCCGTCGACGGTCGAGCGACGTTGCACCTCAAAGAATCGACCGGTGAGAGTTGGCCCGCCCAGCTTGGCAACGATCCGCTCGTGGCGACGCCCAAGTTGCCGCTCGAGGTACCGGCAGAACATCGCGTGGTTGAGGTGCACTTCGTCGCCCCCGAGCTGCACGCCGGCAAGAGCTGCGAGCTGGAGTTGGAACTGCGCCGCGACCGCGCAGCCGGCCCTGCGGACGCCTTCGCCTGGCACGACACGCCCGGCAAGCACACCGATCTGGTCTGGCACACGGCAGCGGGTGCCCGGCCGGTCTTACGCTACATGTACGAGGCGATCGACGAATCGAGCCCTGCACGCCGCGAAGAGACCTACAAGATTTACCATCACGTGTTCGCCCCCGATGGTACGACGCTGCTTACCAAGGGTCCCGGTGGCCGGTACACGCACCATCGCGGATTGTTCTTCGGTTACAACCGCGTGAGCTACGACGGCAAGCAGGCCGACGTCTGGCACTGCAAGGCGGGCGCACACCAATCGCACGAGGCGTTTCTCGCAAGCGAGGCAGGGCCGGTCTTTGGCAGGCACCAACTGGCGATCGATTGGCATGGCGCTCAACGCGACGTGTTTGCCCGAGAACGTCGCGAGTTGACCGTCTATGCAGCTCAGGGCGGCTGTTTGATCGATTTTGCCGCGCTCGTCGAAACGGCCGCCGGCCCGGTCCGGCTCGACGGCGATCCGCAACATGCCGGTTTTCATTTCCGCGCGGCGCAAGAGGTCGCGGCCGAGACGTTCAAGCAGACCTACTATCTCCGGCCCGACGGTCGCGGCGAGCCGGGGGCGACGCGCAACTGGCCCGACCAGCGCGACCACGTCAATTTGCCTTGGGACGCCATGAGTTTTGTGGTCGGCGGGCAACGTTATACGGCCCTGTACCTCGTCCGACCCGAGAACCACGCTGGGGCCGAGGCACGGTTCAGCGAGCGCGACTATGGCCGCTTTGGCTCCTATTTCGAGCACGACCTGACAGGAGAGCAGCCGCTGGCCATCCGCTACCGGGTCTGGATCCAGCCCGGTGAGCTGACTGTCGAGCAGGCGGGGGCCCTGAGCATGGCCTTCCTCGGCCCGCCGGCGGTCGAGGCCGTGGCTTTGCCCTAG
- a CDS encoding DUF1080 domain-containing protein, which yields MPLRLTCLLLLLLFGSSSQAADNTPPEGFVALFNGQDLAGWKGLVMNPKKRAELTPEQLAQAQEAADAKARAHWTVIDGAIHYDGVGPGENHLCTVKDYGNFELYVDWKINAKGDSGIYLRGSPQVQIWDDPVGSGGFYNNQKGPSKPLVVADKPVGQWNTFYVKMVGERVTVKLNDQLVVDNVVMENYWERDKPIYPTGQIELQSHGSELWFKNIYLRELPAE from the coding sequence ATGCCGCTCCGCTTGACCTGCCTGCTGTTGTTGCTCTTGTTCGGGAGTTCGAGCCAGGCCGCCGATAACACGCCGCCGGAAGGTTTCGTCGCGCTGTTCAACGGCCAGGACCTGGCGGGCTGGAAAGGTCTGGTGATGAACCCGAAGAAACGGGCTGAGCTGACGCCCGAGCAACTTGCCCAGGCCCAGGAAGCGGCCGACGCCAAGGCCCGTGCCCATTGGACGGTCATCGACGGGGCGATCCATTACGACGGCGTCGGGCCCGGCGAGAATCACCTGTGCACCGTGAAGGACTACGGCAACTTCGAGCTGTACGTCGATTGGAAGATCAATGCCAAGGGCGACAGCGGCATCTACCTGCGCGGTTCACCCCAGGTGCAGATCTGGGACGATCCGGTCGGCTCGGGCGGCTTCTACAACAATCAGAAGGGGCCCAGCAAGCCGCTGGTCGTCGCCGACAAGCCCGTCGGGCAGTGGAACACGTTCTACGTCAAGATGGTCGGCGAGCGTGTCACCGTGAAGTTGAACGACCAGTTGGTCGTCGACAACGTGGTGATGGAGAACTACTGGGAGCGCGACAAGCCGATTTATCCCACCGGCCAGATCGAGCTGCAGAGCCACGGTAGCGAGCTGTGGTTCAAGAACATCTATCTCCGCGAGCTGCCGGCAGAGTGA
- the acs gene encoding acetate--CoA ligase, whose translation MAQPSAAQLENVMREDRVFPPPAAFSAAARIGSMADYEALWREADADPERFWAEAAKELHWFKPFTKTLEWKEPFAHWFVGGLTNISYNCLDAHLNSPRRNQAAFIWEGEPGEQRVLTYQMLHREVCKFANVLKGMGIRRGDVVSIYMPLVPELAIAMLACARIGAVHSVIFGGFSSEAIAERNNDASAKLQITADAGWRRGKQLALKETVDAALEKSPTVQKCIVFGRLGIDVPMRAGRDHWWEDLMRDASPECPAEPVDSENPLFILYTSGSTGKPKGIKHTTAGYNLYTKKTFEWVFDHRESDVYWCTADIGWITGHSYVVYGPLAAGATVLMYEGAPNWPDEGRFWELIEKYRVSIFYTAPTAIRSFMKWGDRWVEKHDLSSLRLLGTVGEGINPEAWMWYHHKIGGGRCPIVDTWWQTETGGIMMSPLPGATPTKPGSCTRPLPGIKPAIVDESGKAVPQGAGGWLVVTRPWPGMLRGIWGDDARYKDQYWSKVPRNYLCGDNARQDDDGYYWIMGRIDDVINVAGHRLSTIEIESALVSHPLVAEAAAIGRPDEIKGQAVSVFVTLRSGDAGDALRDELKAHVRKEIGALAVPDEVRFTTALPKTRSGKIMRRLLRDIASGKETTGDTTTLEDYTVLAKLREEE comes from the coding sequence ATGGCTCAGCCGTCCGCCGCTCAACTCGAAAACGTCATGCGGGAAGACCGCGTGTTTCCCCCGCCGGCGGCGTTCTCGGCCGCGGCCCGCATCGGCAGCATGGCAGATTACGAAGCCCTGTGGCGCGAGGCCGATGCCGATCCCGAGCGCTTCTGGGCCGAGGCCGCGAAGGAACTGCACTGGTTCAAGCCGTTCACAAAAACGCTCGAGTGGAAGGAACCTTTCGCCCATTGGTTTGTCGGCGGCTTGACGAACATCTCCTACAACTGTCTCGACGCCCATCTGAATTCGCCGCGCCGCAACCAGGCGGCCTTTATCTGGGAGGGCGAGCCGGGCGAGCAGCGCGTGCTGACGTATCAGATGCTGCACCGCGAGGTCTGCAAGTTCGCCAACGTGCTCAAGGGCATGGGCATTCGCCGGGGCGACGTGGTGTCGATCTACATGCCGCTGGTGCCCGAGCTGGCGATCGCCATGCTGGCCTGCGCGCGGATCGGCGCGGTGCATTCGGTGATCTTCGGCGGTTTCTCCAGCGAGGCGATTGCCGAGCGCAACAACGACGCGTCGGCCAAGCTGCAGATCACGGCCGACGCCGGGTGGCGCCGCGGCAAGCAATTGGCGCTCAAGGAAACGGTCGACGCGGCGCTGGAAAAATCGCCGACCGTGCAGAAGTGCATCGTCTTCGGCCGGTTGGGAATCGACGTGCCAATGCGCGCCGGGCGCGATCACTGGTGGGAAGACCTGATGCGCGACGCCTCGCCGGAATGCCCCGCGGAGCCGGTCGACAGCGAAAACCCGCTGTTCATCCTCTACACCAGCGGCTCGACCGGCAAACCCAAGGGCATCAAGCACACCACGGCCGGCTACAACCTCTACACCAAGAAGACGTTCGAGTGGGTGTTCGATCATCGCGAGAGCGACGTCTACTGGTGCACGGCCGACATCGGCTGGATCACCGGGCACAGCTACGTGGTCTATGGCCCGTTGGCGGCCGGTGCGACGGTGCTGATGTACGAAGGCGCCCCCAACTGGCCCGACGAGGGGCGCTTTTGGGAGCTGATTGAAAAATACCGCGTGAGCATCTTCTACACTGCGCCGACGGCCATTCGCTCGTTCATGAAGTGGGGCGACCGCTGGGTCGAAAAGCACGACCTGTCGAGCCTGCGGCTGCTGGGTACGGTGGGCGAAGGGATCAATCCCGAGGCCTGGATGTGGTATCACCACAAGATCGGCGGCGGCCGCTGCCCGATCGTCGACACCTGGTGGCAGACCGAAACGGGCGGGATCATGATGAGCCCCCTGCCCGGCGCCACGCCGACCAAGCCGGGCAGTTGCACGCGCCCCTTGCCGGGCATCAAGCCGGCGATCGTCGACGAGAGCGGCAAGGCCGTGCCGCAAGGTGCCGGCGGCTGGCTCGTCGTCACGCGCCCCTGGCCGGGCATGCTGCGGGGTATCTGGGGCGACGATGCCCGGTACAAGGACCAGTACTGGTCGAAGGTGCCGCGCAACTATCTCTGCGGCGACAATGCGCGGCAGGATGACGACGGCTACTACTGGATCATGGGCCGGATCGACGACGTGATCAACGTCGCCGGCCACCGCTTGAGCACGATCGAGATCGAGAGTGCGCTGGTGAGTCATCCGCTCGTGGCCGAGGCCGCGGCCATCGGCCGGCCCGACGAGATCAAAGGGCAAGCCGTGAGCGTGTTCGTCACCTTGCGCAGCGGCGATGCCGGCGACGCGCTGCGTGACGAGCTCAAGGCGCACGTCCGCAAAGAGATCGGCGCCTTGGCCGTGCCGGACGAAGTGCGGTTCACCACGGCCCTGCCCAAGACGCGCAGCGGCAAGATCATGCGGCGCTTGCTGCGCGACATCGCCAGCGGCAAGGAAACCACCGGCGACACGACGACGCTCGAGGACTACACCGTGCTGGCGAAACTACGCGAAGAGGAGTAA
- the cysK gene encoding cysteine synthase A: protein MATTDSVAAGIHDDITQCIGGTPLVRLRRSAEGCVATVAAKLENFNPLWSVKDRIARAMIDAAERDGLIKADTVIIEPTSGNTGIGLAYVCAARGYRFMATMPESMSLERRRLLKALGAELVLTPAAEGMPGAVRKAEELVAQNKSYFMPQQFKNPANPEVHRRTTVEEIWRDTEGKIDIFVAGVGTGGTITGVGEVLKARKPGVQIVAVEPANSPVITQKRAGETLKPGRHTIQGIGAGFIPDVLNLNVIDEVVQVVDDDALETARQLAKLEGFMCGISCGAAAWAALQVARRPENAGKLVVVVLPDLGERYLSTKLFPE from the coding sequence ATGGCCACGACTGACTCGGTTGCCGCCGGCATTCACGACGACATCACCCAATGCATCGGCGGGACGCCGCTGGTGCGGCTGCGGCGTTCGGCCGAAGGCTGCGTGGCAACCGTCGCCGCCAAGCTCGAAAACTTCAACCCGCTGTGGAGCGTCAAAGACCGCATTGCCCGGGCCATGATCGACGCCGCCGAACGCGACGGGCTGATCAAGGCCGACACGGTCATCATCGAGCCCACCAGCGGCAACACGGGCATCGGACTGGCCTATGTCTGTGCGGCGCGGGGCTATCGCTTCATGGCCACGATGCCCGAGAGCATGAGCCTCGAGCGGCGGCGGCTGCTCAAGGCGCTGGGCGCCGAGCTGGTGCTCACTCCGGCGGCCGAGGGGATGCCCGGCGCAGTGCGCAAGGCCGAGGAGCTCGTGGCCCAGAACAAGAGCTACTTCATGCCGCAGCAGTTCAAGAACCCGGCCAATCCCGAGGTGCATCGCCGCACCACGGTTGAGGAAATCTGGCGCGACACCGAGGGCAAGATCGACATCTTCGTCGCCGGCGTCGGCACCGGCGGCACGATCACCGGCGTGGGCGAAGTGCTCAAGGCCCGCAAGCCGGGCGTGCAGATCGTCGCGGTCGAGCCGGCCAACAGCCCCGTGATCACCCAGAAGCGTGCCGGCGAAACGCTGAAGCCGGGCCGCCATACGATCCAGGGCATCGGCGCCGGATTCATTCCCGACGTGCTCAACCTGAACGTGATCGACGAGGTTGTACAGGTGGTCGACGACGACGCCCTGGAAACGGCCCGGCAATTGGCCAAGCTCGAGGGCTTCATGTGTGGCATTAGTTGCGGGGCCGCCGCCTGGGCCGCCTTGCAAGTCGCCCGTCGCCCGGAGAACGCCGGCAAGCTGGTGGTCGTGGTTCTGCCCGACCTCGGCGAGCGTTATCTGTCGACGAAGCTGTTCCCGGAATGA